The Paenibacillus macerans genome includes a window with the following:
- a CDS encoding Gfo/Idh/MocA family protein — MSKTLKVAIIGCGGIANGKHLPSLKQQPEVELVAFCDIVEERAQKAAAEYGVEGAKVFTDFRKLLAESDAEVVHVCTPNDSHAEITVASLESGRHVMCEKPMAKTAEQARQMLDAAKRTGKKLSIAYQNRFRSDSLYLKELCENGELGDIYFGKALALRRRAVPTWGVFLDEEKQGGGPLIDIGTHALDLTLWLMDNYEPKSVTGSVFHKLGNRENAANAFGPWDPEQFKVEDSAFGFITMKNGATIILESSWALNIVEVGEAKTLLCGTEGGADMTNGLRLNGEKLSRLYETNVDLGSGGVAFYEGKQENESTREARAWVQAILEDKEPLVKPEQALVVTEILEAIYKSAKTGQTVYFD, encoded by the coding sequence ATGTCTAAAACATTAAAAGTCGCCATCATCGGATGCGGCGGCATCGCCAATGGAAAACATTTGCCGAGTCTGAAGCAGCAACCAGAGGTAGAGCTGGTCGCCTTCTGCGACATCGTGGAGGAACGCGCGCAAAAAGCGGCCGCCGAATACGGCGTAGAGGGAGCCAAAGTATTTACCGATTTCCGGAAATTGCTGGCGGAAAGCGACGCTGAAGTGGTTCACGTCTGCACGCCAAACGATTCGCATGCGGAAATTACCGTCGCTTCGCTGGAATCGGGCCGCCACGTGATGTGCGAGAAGCCGATGGCCAAAACGGCGGAGCAAGCCCGTCAAATGCTGGACGCGGCCAAACGCACGGGGAAAAAGCTGTCGATCGCATACCAAAACCGCTTCCGCAGCGACAGCCTTTATTTGAAGGAACTGTGCGAAAACGGTGAGCTTGGCGACATCTATTTCGGAAAAGCTCTGGCGCTGCGCCGCCGCGCCGTTCCGACCTGGGGCGTGTTCCTGGACGAAGAGAAGCAGGGCGGCGGTCCGCTGATCGACATCGGCACCCATGCGCTTGACTTGACCTTGTGGCTGATGGACAATTACGAGCCGAAAAGCGTCACCGGTTCCGTATTCCACAAACTCGGAAACCGCGAAAACGCGGCGAATGCGTTTGGCCCTTGGGATCCCGAGCAATTTAAAGTCGAGGATTCCGCGTTTGGCTTCATTACGATGAAGAACGGGGCGACGATTATTCTGGAATCCAGCTGGGCGCTCAATATCGTCGAGGTTGGAGAAGCGAAAACGCTGCTATGCGGAACGGAGGGCGGCGCCGACATGACGAACGGCCTGCGCCTGAACGGCGAAAAATTGAGCCGCCTGTACGAAACCAACGTCGATCTCGGATCCGGCGGGGTCGCTTTCTACGAAGGCAAACAGGAAAACGAATCCACCCGTGAAGCGAGAGCTTGGGTGCAAGCGATCTTGGAAGATAAAGAGCCGCTCGTGAAGCCGGAACAGGCGCTTGTGGTCACGGAAATTTTGGAAGCCATCTATAAATCGGCCAAAACCGGCCAAACCGTATATTTTGACTAA
- a CDS encoding sugar phosphate isomerase/epimerase family protein: MKLGVFLVLFGGLPLEQALDKAAAQGLKAVEIGTGGHPGNAHCNPDVLLENKAAREEFKKMVESRGLIISALSCHGNPLHPQKAIAKEFHDVFVKTVQLAELLEVPVVNTFSGCPGDHEDAKYPNWPVAPWPNDFQEVLDWQWKNKVIPYWTEWGKFAADHHVKIGLELHGGFSVHTPATLLRLREAAGEVIGANLDPSHMWWQGIDPVQAIAILGKAGAIHHFHAKDTTIDPVNVNRYGITDMQPYTNMQERAWQFRTVGYGHDLKTWADIISALRLYGYDYAVSIEHEDGLMSIDEGFTKAVRNLQQVLMEDSAAEMWWV, translated from the coding sequence GTGAAATTAGGAGTATTTCTGGTTCTGTTTGGAGGCCTTCCGCTCGAACAAGCGCTCGATAAGGCGGCCGCACAAGGGCTGAAAGCCGTGGAAATCGGCACCGGCGGACATCCCGGGAACGCCCACTGCAATCCCGATGTGCTGCTGGAAAACAAGGCGGCCCGGGAAGAGTTCAAAAAAATGGTGGAGTCCCGTGGACTCATTATCAGCGCGCTTAGCTGCCACGGCAATCCGCTGCATCCGCAAAAGGCGATCGCCAAGGAGTTCCACGACGTTTTCGTCAAAACCGTGCAATTGGCCGAGTTGCTGGAAGTGCCGGTCGTCAACACGTTTTCCGGCTGCCCGGGCGATCATGAGGATGCCAAGTATCCCAACTGGCCGGTAGCGCCTTGGCCCAACGACTTCCAGGAAGTTCTGGACTGGCAGTGGAAAAATAAAGTCATTCCGTATTGGACGGAATGGGGCAAATTTGCCGCCGATCACCATGTGAAGATCGGGCTTGAGTTGCACGGCGGATTTTCCGTGCACACGCCGGCGACGCTGCTGCGCCTGCGCGAAGCGGCCGGCGAAGTCATCGGGGCCAACCTCGACCCGAGCCATATGTGGTGGCAGGGAATCGATCCGGTGCAAGCGATTGCGATCCTTGGCAAGGCCGGCGCCATCCACCATTTCCACGCCAAAGATACGACGATTGATCCGGTGAACGTAAACCGTTACGGCATCACGGATATGCAGCCTTACACGAACATGCAGGAGCGGGCTTGGCAGTTCCGCACCGTCGGTTACGGCCACGATCTGAAGACGTGGGCCGACATTATCAGCGCGCTTCGGCTGTACGGCTACGATTACGCGGTAAGCATCGAGCACGAAGACGGGCTAATGTCGATCGATGAAGGATTTACCAAAGCCGTGCGCAATCTGCAGCAAGTGCTTATGGAAGATTCCGCCGCCGAGATGTGGTGGGTATAA
- a CDS encoding winged helix-turn-helix transcriptional regulator has protein sequence MDEHSYGMCPRFESAFSFLGKRWNGLIIQTLMSGPKRFKDISNQIPSMSDKMLSERMKDLECEGILVRHVYPETPVRIEYELTEKGRALRPVMEQVQSWAEQWIK, from the coding sequence ATGGATGAGCATTCGTATGGAATGTGTCCGCGATTTGAATCGGCTTTTTCGTTTTTGGGAAAACGCTGGAACGGCTTGATTATTCAAACCCTGATGAGCGGGCCGAAACGCTTCAAGGATATTTCCAATCAGATTCCTTCCATGAGCGATAAGATGTTATCGGAACGGATGAAGGATTTGGAATGTGAGGGGATTTTGGTCCGTCATGTTTATCCGGAAACGCCGGTTCGCATCGAATATGAATTGACCGAAAAAGGGCGGGCGCTTCGTCCGGTGATGGAGCAGGTGCAGTCCTGGGCGGAGCAGTGGATTAAATAA
- a CDS encoding FAD-dependent oxidoreductase, producing MAEVIVIGAGPAGASAALFLAKAGKETLVLDSNASMTKRAWIENHYGAKDISGPDLLKIGREQAEKFGAKFIEEKVTHIDANGGSTVTVKTESGRSYEASHIILATGALTDLASATGLELKEGREPRIKTVIATDGQGRTSVPRIWAAGTAAGVSVHTIITAGDGAKVAIELISEINGERYVDHDVLK from the coding sequence GTGGCTGAGGTAATTGTAATCGGGGCAGGGCCGGCTGGAGCCAGCGCGGCGTTATTTTTGGCCAAGGCGGGCAAAGAAACGCTTGTTCTGGACAGCAACGCAAGCATGACGAAGCGGGCCTGGATTGAGAACCATTACGGGGCAAAGGACATTTCCGGACCGGATTTGCTCAAAATCGGACGGGAGCAGGCCGAAAAATTCGGCGCCAAGTTCATTGAAGAAAAAGTGACGCATATCGATGCCAACGGAGGTTCGACAGTAACCGTAAAAACGGAATCCGGCCGCAGCTACGAGGCGTCCCATATCATATTGGCCACCGGCGCGTTGACCGATCTTGCAAGCGCTACCGGCCTGGAGCTGAAAGAAGGCCGCGAGCCGAGAATCAAAACCGTCATCGCTACGGACGGGCAAGGCCGGACCAGCGTTCCGCGAATCTGGGCGGCCGGCACGGCGGCGGGCGTCAGCGTTCATACGATCATTACGGCAGGCGACGGGGCAAAGGTCGCCATCGAGTTGATCAGCGAAATAAACGGCGAACGGTACGTGGATCACGATGTGCTGAAATAA
- the ric gene encoding iron-sulfur cluster repair di-iron protein — protein MQALFKEQDMVRDIVLRFPKSADYFRGRKIDFCCGGARPLGEAAAERGIPVETLLTDLNRLAAEHPRAEEEQDWTKAESADLIGHIVNTHHRYLREELPEIQKNVTKVSRVHGDADTHLREVERLFGELRRELLEHTDKEEAEEFPKIILWEKSRDPEVLEKLQSAIAELESEHDAAGDILKQLRELTDDFQPPGHACTTYRLTYSRLEELEAMTFTHVHLENNILFPRYTI, from the coding sequence ATACAAGCATTATTTAAGGAACAAGACATGGTTCGTGATATCGTGCTTCGTTTTCCAAAATCGGCGGATTATTTCCGCGGGCGGAAAATCGATTTTTGCTGCGGCGGCGCGCGTCCGTTGGGGGAAGCGGCGGCAGAGCGGGGGATTCCGGTTGAAACGCTGCTCACGGACTTAAACCGCTTGGCGGCCGAACATCCCCGGGCAGAGGAAGAACAGGATTGGACAAAGGCGGAATCGGCCGATTTGATCGGGCATATCGTAAACACGCACCATCGCTATTTGCGCGAGGAACTGCCGGAAATTCAAAAAAACGTGACCAAGGTGTCCCGGGTCCATGGGGATGCGGATACGCATTTGCGCGAGGTCGAGCGGTTGTTCGGTGAGCTTCGGCGCGAGCTGCTGGAGCATACCGACAAGGAAGAGGCAGAGGAGTTTCCTAAGATAATCCTTTGGGAGAAGAGCCGGGACCCGGAAGTGCTGGAAAAATTGCAGTCCGCCATCGCGGAGTTGGAATCCGAACACGACGCGGCGGGCGACATTCTCAAACAACTGCGGGAGTTGACCGACGATTTTCAGCCGCCTGGCCATGCGTGCACGACGTACCGTTTGACCTATTCGCGTCTAGAAGAGCTGGAAGCCATGACTTTTACGCATGTGCACCTGGAGAACAATATATTATTTCCGCGATATACAATATAA